A genome region from Tachyglossus aculeatus isolate mTacAcu1 chromosome 1, mTacAcu1.pri, whole genome shotgun sequence includes the following:
- the THBD gene encoding thrombomodulin produces MLPLWPLWLLAPARALPQRPAASDQAPAGSQCIGPDCFAVFWTAASFEGAARLCESRGGHLMTVRSSVAADVIALLLLQQGAPARTPGGRLWIGLKLDAHACGRRQDGPLRGFSWVTGDRNTSYSKWRNPDGAGCGPLCVAVPASPLSEDERDPVWDARPCDADSVGFLCEYNYPDSCQALAPAAGALYSTPFGGSGADFQSLPPDSVAFVGQLGLELTCGGQGHGEGLRWGRAGPGPWDCSLERGGCQGTCKREPGGPKCECPKGAALLDDGRSCGPQGDPCSGKCEQYCLDVPHGSDSFQCMCDSGFTLGADGRTCVDIDDCVLGPSPCPQVCINEMGGFRCECHPGYRLENGNCVPPDCASLRCEYQCLVQPDGLPRCECAPGFAPQSDRPESCVLFCNQTQCPADCDPSPGGACSCPTGYILEEKPEAEGGNVCSDVDECWSGSCDQGCRNLPGSFECSCHDGFRLDPSREGVCLPDGPDDGDGANEDAGSGEPSSTPPTSIASPTARPAVRGVSPGALVGIVLGALALAAVLVAVAWRLQRRQCAALGPKGAGPAKEVRLHQVRTEPVPQKL; encoded by the coding sequence ATGCTCCCGCTCTGGCCGCTGTGGCTCCTGGCCCCGGCCCGGGCGCTGCCCCAGCGTCCGGCGGCTTCGGACCAGGCTCCTGCGGGCAGCCAGTGCATCGGGCCTGACTGCTTCGCCGTCTTCTGGACGGCCGCGTCCTTCGAGGGGGCGGCCCGGCTGTGCGAGAGCCGCGGGGGCCACCTGATGACCGTGCGCTCCTCCGTGGCCGCAGACGTGAtcgccctgctgctgctgcagcagggGGCCCCGGCCCGGACCCCCGGCGGCCGCCTGTGGATCGGCCTGAAGCTGGACGCCCACGCCTGCGGCCGCCGGCAGGACGGGCCCCTGCGGGGCTTCAGCTGGGTCACGGGCGACCGCAACACTAGCTACAGCAAGTGGCGGAACCCGGACGGGGCGGGCTGCGGGCCGCTGTGCGTGGCCGTCCCCGCCTCCCCGCTCAGCGAGGACGAGCGGGACCCGGTCTGGGATGCGCGGCCCTGCGACGCGGACTCCGTCGGTTTCCTGTGCGAGTACAACTACCCCGACTCCTGCCAGGCCCTGGCCCCGGCGGCCGGCGCCCTCTACTCCACCCCGTTCGGCGGGAGCGGGGCAGACTTCCAGTCGCTGCCCCCCGACAGCGTGGCCTTCGTGGGCCAGCTGGGCCTGGAGCTGACGTGCGGGGGGCAGGGACACGGGGAGGGGCTTCGCTGGGGCCGCGCGGGTCCGGGGCCCTGGGACTGCAGCTTGGAGCGGGGCGGCTGCCAGGGCACCTGTAAGCGGGAACCCGGCGGGCCCAAGTGCGAGTGCCCCAAGGGGGCTGCCCTGCTGGACGATGGGCGCTCCTGCGGGCCGCAAGGCGACCCTTGCTCGGGCAAGTGCGAGCAGTACTGCCTCGACGTGCCCCACGGCTCCGACAGCTTCCAGTGCATGTGCGACTCGGGCTTCACGCTGGGCGCCGACGGCCGGACCTGCGTGGACATCGACGACTGCGTGCTCGGCCCGTCCCCGTGCCCGCAGGTCTGCATCAACGAAATGGGCGGCTTCCGCTGCGAGTGCCACCCGGGCTACCGCCTGGAGAACGGCAACTGCGTGCCACCCGACTGCGCCAGCCTCCGCTGCGAGTACCAGTGCCTGGTCCAGCCCGACGGCCTGCCCCGCTGCGAGTGCGCCCCGGGCTTCGCGCCGCAATCCGACCGGCCCGAGAGCTGTGTCCTCTTCTGTAACCAGACCCAGTGCCCGGCCGACTGCGACCCCAGCCCCGGGGGCGCCTGCTCCTGCCCGACGGGCTACATCCTGGAGGAGAAGCCCGAGGCCGAGGGCGGCAACGTATGCAGCGACGTGGACGAGTGTTGGTCGGGCAGCTGCGACCAGGGCTGCCGGAACCTGCCCGGCAGCTTCGAGTGCTCCTGCCACGACGGCTTCAGGCTGGACCCCTCGAGGGAAGGGGTCTGCCTGCCCGACGGCCCGGACGACGGCGACGGGGCCAACGAGGACGCCGGCTCGGGGGAGCCTTCGTCGACGCCGCCGACCTCCATCGCCTCCCCAACGGCCCGGCCCGCCGTGAGGGGCGTCTCCCCCGGGGCGCTGGTCGGCATCGTCCTGGGCGCCCTGGCCCTGGCCGCGGTGCTGGTGGCCGTAGCGTGGCGGCTGCAGAGGCGCCAGTGCGCGGCGCTGGGCCCCAAGGGCGCCGGGCCTGCCAAGGAGGTGAGGCTGCACCAGGTGCGCACCGAGCCCGTCCCCCAGAAGCTCTAG